Proteins encoded in a region of the Megalops cyprinoides isolate fMegCyp1 chromosome 3, fMegCyp1.pri, whole genome shotgun sequence genome:
- the irf1b gene encoding interferon regulatory factor 1b isoform X1, whose amino-acid sequence MPVSRMRMRPWLEDRIESRSISGLVWVDKEKKMFSIPWKHAARHGWEMDKDASLFMQWAIHTGKYKPGQSEPDPKTWKANFRCAMNSLPDIEEVKDRSINKGCAAVRVYRMLQINSKKRDKKSRIREIKRKSKGAASKVKVEDHDYNNAADHSTSASMGEESTQENTVDSTDRPDLTTSPYGNGEEAPEWSTSMDIPDSTNEIYSNFQVSPIHSTDFEDADAAIIEMAQQLEQDQSQWQQSNIILSNEVGTESYHSPQSEWSDNSVSGEEIELKLYTELGRTTDLLNFLDPWNNSTFNSSQMCTLSL is encoded by the exons ATGCCTGTGTCAAGAATGCGAATGCGACCCTGGCTGGAGGATAGGATTGAGTCCAGATCCATCTCTGGCCTGGTGTGGGTGGACAAG GAGAAGAAGATGTTCTCGATCCCCTGGAAGCATGCGGCTCGTCACGGCTGGGAGATGGACAAGGATGCCAGCCTCTTCATGCAGTGGGCCATCCACACAG GAAAATACAAGCCGGGACAAAGTGAACCAGACCCAAAAACATGGAAAGCCAACTTTCGCTGTGCAATGAACTCCCTCCCGGACATTGAGGAAGTAAAAGACCGAAGTATCAACAAAGGCTGTGCGGCAGTGCGTGTGTACAGAATGCTGCAGATTAACTCAAAGAAAAGAG ATAAGAAGTCAAGGATAAGGGAGATCAAACGCAAGAGCAAG GGTGCTGCTTCAAAGGTCAAGGTGGAAGATCACGACTACAATAATGCAGCAGACCACAGCACCAGTGCAAGCATGGGTGAGGAATCCACACAGGAGAACACAGTGGATAGCACTGATAGGCCAG ACCTCACAACATCTCCATATGGAAATGGGGAAGAGGCACCGGAGTGGTCTACCTCTATGGATATACCTGACAGTACCAATGAAATCTACTCAAACTTCCAAGTGTCACCGATTCACTCAACAG ATTTTGAAGATGCAGATGCAGCTATCATCGAG ATGGCACAACAGCTGGAGCAAGATCAGTCGCAGTGGCAGCAAAGCAATATAATCCTAAGCAATGAAGTTGGCACAGAATCTTACCACAGTCCGCAAAGTGAGTGGAGTGATAACTCAG tTTCAGGAGAGGAAATCGAGCTCAAGCTCTACACTGAACTGGGGAGAACCACAGATCTTTTGAATTTCCTTGATCCTTGGAACAACAGTACTTTCAATAGTTCACAAATGtgcaccctctccctctga
- the irf1b gene encoding interferon regulatory factor 1b isoform X3 → MPVSRMRMRPWLEDRIESRSISGLVWVDKEKKMFSIPWKHAARHGWEMDKDASLFMQWAIHTGKYKPGQSEPDPKTWKANFRCAMNSLPDIEEVKDRSINKGCAAVRVYRMLQINSKKRDKKSRIREIKRKSKGAASKVKVEDHDYNNAADHSTSASMGEESTQENTVDSTDRPDLTTSPYGNGEEAPEWSTSMDIPDSTNEIYSNFQVSPIHSTDFEDADAAIIEFQERKSSSSSTLNWGEPQIF, encoded by the exons ATGCCTGTGTCAAGAATGCGAATGCGACCCTGGCTGGAGGATAGGATTGAGTCCAGATCCATCTCTGGCCTGGTGTGGGTGGACAAG GAGAAGAAGATGTTCTCGATCCCCTGGAAGCATGCGGCTCGTCACGGCTGGGAGATGGACAAGGATGCCAGCCTCTTCATGCAGTGGGCCATCCACACAG GAAAATACAAGCCGGGACAAAGTGAACCAGACCCAAAAACATGGAAAGCCAACTTTCGCTGTGCAATGAACTCCCTCCCGGACATTGAGGAAGTAAAAGACCGAAGTATCAACAAAGGCTGTGCGGCAGTGCGTGTGTACAGAATGCTGCAGATTAACTCAAAGAAAAGAG ATAAGAAGTCAAGGATAAGGGAGATCAAACGCAAGAGCAAG GGTGCTGCTTCAAAGGTCAAGGTGGAAGATCACGACTACAATAATGCAGCAGACCACAGCACCAGTGCAAGCATGGGTGAGGAATCCACACAGGAGAACACAGTGGATAGCACTGATAGGCCAG ACCTCACAACATCTCCATATGGAAATGGGGAAGAGGCACCGGAGTGGTCTACCTCTATGGATATACCTGACAGTACCAATGAAATCTACTCAAACTTCCAAGTGTCACCGATTCACTCAACAG ATTTTGAAGATGCAGATGCAGCTATCATCGAG tTTCAGGAGAGGAAATCGAGCTCAAGCTCTACACTGAACTGGGGAGAACCACAGATCTTTTGA
- the irf1b gene encoding interferon regulatory factor 1b isoform X2, with protein MPVSRMRMRPWLEDRIESRSISGLVWVDKEKKMFSIPWKHAARHGWEMDKDASLFMQWAIHTGKYKPGQSEPDPKTWKANFRCAMNSLPDIEEVKDRSINKGCAAVRVYRMLQINSKKRDKKSRIREIKRKSKGAASKVKVEDHDYNNAADHSTSASMGEESTQENTVDSTDRPDLTTSPYGNGEEAPEWSTSMDIPDSTNEIYSNFQVSPIHSTDFEDADAAIIEMAQQLEQDQSQWQQSNIILSNEVGTESYHSPQISGEEIELKLYTELGRTTDLLNFLDPWNNSTFNSSQMCTLSL; from the exons ATGCCTGTGTCAAGAATGCGAATGCGACCCTGGCTGGAGGATAGGATTGAGTCCAGATCCATCTCTGGCCTGGTGTGGGTGGACAAG GAGAAGAAGATGTTCTCGATCCCCTGGAAGCATGCGGCTCGTCACGGCTGGGAGATGGACAAGGATGCCAGCCTCTTCATGCAGTGGGCCATCCACACAG GAAAATACAAGCCGGGACAAAGTGAACCAGACCCAAAAACATGGAAAGCCAACTTTCGCTGTGCAATGAACTCCCTCCCGGACATTGAGGAAGTAAAAGACCGAAGTATCAACAAAGGCTGTGCGGCAGTGCGTGTGTACAGAATGCTGCAGATTAACTCAAAGAAAAGAG ATAAGAAGTCAAGGATAAGGGAGATCAAACGCAAGAGCAAG GGTGCTGCTTCAAAGGTCAAGGTGGAAGATCACGACTACAATAATGCAGCAGACCACAGCACCAGTGCAAGCATGGGTGAGGAATCCACACAGGAGAACACAGTGGATAGCACTGATAGGCCAG ACCTCACAACATCTCCATATGGAAATGGGGAAGAGGCACCGGAGTGGTCTACCTCTATGGATATACCTGACAGTACCAATGAAATCTACTCAAACTTCCAAGTGTCACCGATTCACTCAACAG ATTTTGAAGATGCAGATGCAGCTATCATCGAG ATGGCACAACAGCTGGAGCAAGATCAGTCGCAGTGGCAGCAAAGCAATATAATCCTAAGCAATGAAGTTGGCACAGAATCTTACCACAGTCCGCAAA tTTCAGGAGAGGAAATCGAGCTCAAGCTCTACACTGAACTGGGGAGAACCACAGATCTTTTGAATTTCCTTGATCCTTGGAACAACAGTACTTTCAATAGTTCACAAATGtgcaccctctccctctga